GGCGGCTGTGGACCAGCCGCGCGAAAAGCTCCTTGCCGGTGCCGGTCTCGCCCTGGATCAGCACCGTGACCCCGGCGGTGGCGGCGCGTTCGGCAAGCTCGATGGATTCCAGCATCTTCGGCGCGTTGCCGATAATGACGATCTCGTCCTCCTGCACGTTCGGCCTGGGGGTGATGCGCACCGTTTCCTCCTGCCGGACGCGCGGGCTGGGGCTGGGGCTGGGCTTGAGGAACAGCGCCGCGCCGCGCAGCCGACCCTCGTACTCCAGCCGCTCGATCCCGTCCGCTTCGATTTCCGGCGGCAGCGCGGCGGCGATATCGCCGTCGCTCATGCCCGCACTTAGCGTCAGAAGCTGCTTGCCCACCGCCAGCTCCGGGCGGGGCAGGTGCAGCCGCGCGTCGAGCCCGCGCCGGTAGAGAATGCGCCCGACCTTGTCGAGCAGCAGCACGCCGTTGCCCGGTCGGCTGACATCGGAATTCAGAAACGCCTCGAGCAGCACCGTGCGCTCCTCGCGCTGCTGCTCGGCGAGCGCGATCTCGATCTCGCGCGCGGCGGCGACCACCAGCGCGATATTGTGCCGGCGAAAGATGGCGGGCGGGCCGGAGAGATCCACCACCCCGATCACCGACCGGTCGAACGGATCGAAGATCGGCACGCCGGCGCAGGTCCAGCTCTGCACGCCCTGGCAGAAGTGCTCGGCGGCGTGCACATAGGTCGGCTTGCCGGTCTTGAGCGCGGTGCCGATGCCGTTGGTGCCGATGGCGTCCTCGTTCCAGATCCCGCCGATTTCGAGATGGATCTCCTGCCCCTCGTCGAGCACCGAGTGATCGCCGATGGCGTCGATGATCACCCCGTCCTTGTCGGTCAGGATCAGGATCGCATTGGCCTCGGCCAGATGCGGGGCGAGCCGGGAAAACGCGGCGCGGGCGGCGCGGCGCAGGCAGGCGTTGCGCCGGCGCAGCCTGTGCAGATCGTCCTCGGCCTCGATCTTGCGCGAGTGCTGTTTCTTGGCATCGACGCCGAGATTCAGGCTGCGCTGCCAGGACTGCGCGATCTCGCTGCGCACCGGCGAGGCCTCGGGATCGGCCAGCGCCTGACCGCTGACGATGTCTTCCCAGGCCTGCCGGGTCTGATCCTCGCGATACTCCGCGATGGCGGGATCGGGGGACGATGAGCCCCCGGGTTTATGCTGGCGTTGGAAATAGCTTGTGCGGCCCATACGTAGCTCGGAATCCAAACCTTGCTCTGTCACGGATGTCATGGCGCCCGGGCCGGGCGGCCCGGAGGCCGTCTCAGCTCAGGCCGAGATGCTGCGCGATGCCGGCGGCAAGCTGTTTTTCGCCGAAATCGCGCGTGATCTGGGTGCCGTCGAGCTCGGCAAGCGCGCCGGAAACCTCCTCGGGCAGCGGCGAGAAGAAGCCGTTTTCGGCGGTGGCGAGCACGAAACGGGGGGCGGGAAAGCTGCCGCGAATCTCCCCCAGAAGGTGCAACTGCCGGCCGCTGCGCTTGTCCGCCAGAACCACCCGGTTGTTGAGGCTGACCTTCACATAGGGTTCCGGGTCGGAGGCATCGCGCGCGCCGCCCAGGTCATGGATGATCAAGCCCTTGGGCTGCGGCGGTTTTTGCGCCTTTTGCTGCTGCATGGCGGTGTAGCCGCCGCCGCTGATCTGATCGGCGAGCTTTCGGATGACCTGCGCATTTTCAGCGATCATGCGCTTTGCGCGCACATCCTCTGAGCGCGGTCCGTCACGCTTCGAAAAAATGTCCAATTGTCTTCCTCCCTGCCTAAAAGATTACCAGACGACAAACCTTTTGCCTATGTCATTTTGCGTGTCAGCCGGGTTGCCGGAGGCGCTGCGGGCCTTGCTGCACTGCAAAATCGGATGTTTTGCAGAGCGCCGGAGCGGCGCGGCGACGCCCCGGGCGAGGGGGCGTGCGAGGGTATTGGGCGGGCCCTCTGGCAAAGCCGATCCATGCGGCCTATTTCGTGACTCACACCGCTCTGATAAGTTTCTCAAATGGCAAACCTCACCCTGAAACAGCTTCGCTATTTCGACGCACTGGCGCTGCACAAGCATTTCGGTCGTGCCGCCTCGGCCTGCTCGATCACCCAGCCGGCGCTCTCGCTCCAGATCAAGGAGCTGGAGGCCGAGCTGGGCGTGACGCTCTTCGAGCGCGGCCCGCGCCAGGTGCGGCTGACCCATGTTGGCGAGGAATTCGCCCCCCGCGCCCGCGAGATCCTGCGCGCGCTCGACGAGCTGGGCGATCTCGCCCGCGCCTCCAAGGACCATTTCGTCGGGCGGCTGCGCATCGGTGTCATTCCCACCATCGCCCCCTACCTGCTGCCCTCGCTGATCCGGCGCCTGAGCGAGCTTTATCCCGGGCTCGACATCCATATGCGCGAGACCCTGACCAGCCGGCTGATCGCGGAGCTGTCCGAGGGCCGGCTGGATGCGGCCATCGTCGCGCTGCCGGTCTCGGAACCCTCGCTGACCGAGGTGGCGCTCTTCAACGAGGATTTCGTGCTGATCCGCCCCAGCGAGGATGCCGGCAGCCCGGTTCCCTCGCGCGAGAAGCTGCGCGAGATGCGTCTGCTGCTGCTGGAGGAGGGGCACTGCTTCCGCGATCAGGCGCTTTCGTTCTGCAAGGTGCAGTCGGCGCTCCCGCGCGAGATGCTGGACGGCAGTTCGCTGTCGACGCTGGTGCAGATGGTGGCGGCGGGGATCGGGGTGACGCTGATCCCGGAAATGGCGGTTCCGGTCGAGACCCGCGCCACCGCCGTTTCCGTCTCGCGCTTTGTCGGCGCGCAGCCGGCGCGCACCGTGGGCATGGTCTGGCGCAACAGCTCGCCATTGGCCGAGCGGCTGACCGAGATCGCCGGGGTGGTGCGCGAATGCGGGCTCATGATGGCCGCCGAGGCCGGGCGCCTGCCGGACCCGGCGCCCGGCTGATGGACAGGCGGCGGCTTTGTTCCTAAGCTGAGCGCCCGGTGGTGGAGAAGAGGGGCAGGCCCATGTGTCAGGTCTTTACGGGGCAGGATCCGCAGCGCTACGCCTCGGAGACGCGGCGGCTGCGACTGAACGGTCAGAGCACCAGCATCCGGCTGGAAAACGCCTTTTGGGCCATCCTCGACGAGATCGCCGCGCGCGAGGGCGTCAGCACGCCCGCCTTCCTGTCGACCCTGCATGCGGAGGTGCTGGAGCAGCGCGGCGAGCCGGAAAACTTCACCTCGCTGCTGCGCTGCGCCTGTCTTGCCTTTGTCGAGACGGCGCCCGACCGGGCGCAGCGCCTCATGGTCGCGCAGTAGCGCGGGGCTATTCGCTCCAGCGCACCGCGCTCAGATCGGTGGCCTGGGTCGGCTGGTTCTGCCACAGCCCTTCGAGTCGCGCATCCGCCACGGTGGGGTAGGCGAGCTGGAAGAGATAGCCGTTGACGTAATCCTCGGCGATCACGGTCTGCGCCTGTTTCAGCATCTCCGACCGCGCCGCCGGATCCGAGGTCGCCGAGAACGTGGCCATCAGCTCCTGAAGCTCCGGGTTGTCATACTGGAAATAGTAGTCGGGCCGGGCATAGATGCCGATGTCGAGCGGCTCGGTATGGCTGACGATGGTCAGGCCGAAATCCTTGCCGCGAAACACTTCTTCCAGCCACTGCGCCCATTCCAGATTGGTGATCTGCGTCTCGATGCCGATCTCGCGCAGCTGCGCCGCCACGATCTCGCCGCCGCGCCGCGCATAGGAGGGCGGCGGCAGTTTCAGCGTGGTGGTGAAGCCGTCGGGATAGCCGGCATCGGCGAGCAGCGTCCTGGCTTTTTCGGGATCGTAATCCGAGAGCCCGGTCAGATCGACGTAATCGGGATTGTGCGGCGCGAAATGCGTGCCGATGGGCGTGCCCTGGCCGAACATGGCACCGTCGATGATCGCCTGCCGGTCGATGGCATGGGCGATGGCCTCGCGCACGGGCTTCTCCGCCAGTGGGCCGTTCTTGTTGTTCATGGCGAGGATGGTCTCGCCCTCGGTCGAGCCGACCAGCACCTGAAAGCGCGGATCGGCCTCGAACATCGGCAGGTTCTCGGGCGCGGGGAAACCGGCGAAGGCGTCGATATCCTGCGCCATCATCGCCGCGAAGGCCGCCGTCGGGTCGGAGATGAAGCGGAAGGTGACATGTTCGAGCGCCGGCGCCTCGCCCCAGTACCCGGCATTGCGGCTGAGCTCGATCCGGTCGCCGCTCACCCAACGATCAAAGGCGAAGGGGCCGGTGCCCACGGGCTGCTGCGCGATGCCCTCGATGCTTTCGGGCGCCACGATCACCGCGTCGCCCCAGGCCATGTTGAAGAGGAAATTGCCGTCGGGCTCGGCGAGCTGCACCTCTACGGTCAGCGGATCGGGCGCGGTCACCTCGGAAATACCGGCGAACAGGGCCTTTTGCGCGTTCAGGCTGTCCTCGGCGCGGGCACGGTCGAGGCTGAACTTCACATCCTCCGCGTCCATCGCGCTGCCGTCGTGGAAGGTCACGCCCTCATGCAGATGAAAGGTGTAGACGGTGCCGTCCTCCGAGATCTCCCAGCTTTCCGCCAGCCCGGGCACGATGGCGCCGGTCTCGGTGAATTTCGTCAGCCCCTCGAAGACGTTGGAATAAAGCACGCTATCGATGGCGCCGGCGGCGGCGGAGGTCGGATCGAGATGCGGCGGTTCGAGCTGGAGGGCGATGGTCAGGTCGCTCTGCTGGGCGAGCGCCGCCTGTGCGGAAAGGATCAGCGCGGCGAGCGCGGGGGCGAGACGGGGCATGGGGCTCTCCATTCCGGGGGCGGGCAATTGGCCCGTGGATTGCGGAAGTGTGCCCAATTTCCCGGGCGGTTCAAGCCGATACGGGCTGGATTTGCAGGGGTTCGGCTGCTAGACCGCCCCAGCCTTGGTGCCCAGGAGGAGGATCCCATGAGCGCAACCGCGCGCAAGACCGCGCCGCTGCCGGACGACATTCGCGCCCGCAAGGGCGGCGAGCCGCTGGTCAGCCTGACCGCCTACACCACCCCCATGGCGCAGCTGATGGATGCGCATTGCGATTTCGTGCTGGTCGGCGATTCCGTTGGCATGGTGCTGCACGGGCTGGAATCGACGCTCGGCGTCACCATGGAAATGATGATCCTGCACGGGCAGGCGGTGAAGCGCGGGCTGAGCCGGGCGATGATGGTGGTCGACATGCCCTTTGCTTCCTACGAGGAGAGCCCGGCGCAGGCCTATCGCAACGCCGCCCGGCTGATGGCCGAGACCGGCGCCGGCGCGGTGAAGCTCGAAGGCGGTGTCGCCATGGCCGAGACGATTGCCTTTCTGGTGGCACGCGGCGTGCCGGTGATGGCGCATATCGGGCTGACACCGCAGTCGATCAACACGCTGGGCGGCTACAAGGTGCAGGGACGGGGCGTTGCCGCCGACCGTCTGCTCGCCGATGCGGAGGCTGTGGCCGCGGCCGGCGCCTTTGCGGTGGTGCTGGAGAAGGTGCCCGAGACGCTGGCCGACCGGGTGACCGGGGCGATCCCGATCCCCACCATCGGCATCGGCGCCTCGGCGGGTTGTGACGGCCAGATCCTCGTGGTCGACGACATGCTGGGGCTCTTCACCGCGTTCAAGCCGAAATTCGTCAAACGCTACGCGACGCTGGGAGAACAGGCCGAGGCGGCAATTGCCGATTACTCGACAGAGGTCCGCGAACGGCGCTTTCCCGCGCCCGAGCATGTCTTTGCCGATACCCTGCCGGAGTCGAAGAAATGACCGATATCCTGCGCCGGAAAGCGGCGCTGCGCGAACGTGTGTCGGGCTGGAAGCGCGCGGGCGAGGTGGTGGGCGTGGTGCCCACAATGGGCGCGCTGCATGCCGGGCATCTGAGTCTTGTCGAGGCCGCCAAAGCCGCCTGCGACCGGGTGATCGTGACGATCTTTGTCAATCCGCGCCAGTTCAATAACGCCTCGGATCTGGAGAACTATCCCCGCACCGAAGAGCAGGACGCGGAAAAGCTCGCGCCCTTCGGCGTCGACGTGATCTATGTGCCCGATCCCGACCAGATCTATCCCGAGGGCTTTGCCACCACGGTCTCTGTCGCGGGGCTGACCGAGGGGCTTTGCGGCGCCCACCGTCCCGGGCATTTCGACGGCGTGACCACGGTTGTGTCAAAGCTCTTCCTCCAGACCGGGGCCGACCGGGCCTATTTCGGCGAGAAGGATTATCAGCAATTGCAGGTGGTTACCCGCATGGCCACCGATCTCGACATTCCCGTCGAGGTGATCGGCTGCCCCACTGTGCGCGAGGCGGACGGGCTGGCGCTCAGCTCGCGCAACCTGCTGCTGCCGCCCGAGGCACGCGCGGCGGCGCCGGCGCTGAACCGCGCGATGCGGGGCATGGCCGACAAGCTCATGGCCGGCGCCGAGATCGCCACGCTGCGACCGCTCGCCAAGGCCGAGATCGTCGCGGCGGGGTTCGACGAGGTCGAATATCTGGAACTGCGCGCGGCGGAGGGGCTGGCGCCTCTGCCCAAGGCCGAGCGCCCGGCGCGGCTGCTGGCGGCGGCATGGATCGGCGGCGTGCGCCTCATCGACAATATCCCGGTGGGTTAGGCTCCTGACGCGAGCGTGAATTGATCGCGGCACGCCGCGCGCGAATACCGTGCGGGGCAGAGAGGATGGCGATGAACAGGATCGGTGTGGCGCTCGGCACGGTTGCGCTGCTTGTGGGCGGCGGATGGGCTCTTGCGCAGATGACGGCGGCGCCCGACCCGGGGCTTTTGCCCTATGAGGATGCGGCGCGGGTCGAAAACGGCGCGCGGCTCTATGCCGAGAATTGCGCCTCCTGCCACGGCGCGCAGCTCCAAGGTGAGCCGGACTGGAAAGAGCGCGACGCCGACGGCTACCTGCCCGCGCCGCCGCACGATCCGACTGGCCATACCTGGCATCACCCCGATGCGCAGCTTCTGGAAATCGTCACCCATGGCACCGAAGCGCTGGTCGGCGGGAGCTACAAATCCAACATGATCGGCTATGGCGATATCCTGAGCGAGGCCGAGATCCTCGACACACTCGCCTACATCAAGAGCACATGGCCCGAAGAGGTCGTGACCCTGCATAACGAGATCAACGCCCGCACCGCTGTCTACGAGTGATCCGCCGGCCCGCTCAGCGCAGCTTCGGCGCCGGGCCCAGCGGCAGGAAGCCCAGCCAGGTCTTGCCCTCGCGAAACTCGAAGGTCAGGTCGATCCGGTCGTCGCGCCCCGAAAGCCCGGACAGGAGGTCCGCCGCGCCCTCGATCAGCGTCAGGATCTCCGGCGGCACCCGCCCGGCGGCGCGCTCTGCCGCGATGGCCTCGTCCATGTTCTCGACCCGAAGCGACAGCTCGCCGTCCAGCCGCCCGCTGCGGTCCACATCCGCGGCGCCGGCGGCAGAGAGGCGCAGCGCGTCCTTGCCGAGCTCGGCGCGGGCGATCTCGATCCGGGTCGGGCGCGCCTCGGTATAGTCTTCCAGCCGCAGCGGCGCCTCCAGCGTCACCGTACTGTCGAGCCGCAGCCCGTCTTCGCTGCCGCCGGGCAGCGCCGCGCCGCCGGTGGCGATGCCCTCGGCATTCACTGCGATGCGATAGCGGCTGTCGGTCTCCTCCAGCCGCGAGATGGCGGCGGTGAGGCCGGAGAGCGCCAGCGGCGCCTCGCCCGAGACGTTCAGCACCTCGGCCTCGGCATTGGCGCGCAGCAGCTCGCCCCCGTCGCGCACGAGGCTCGCCCGGAGCCCCTGCGCGGTGATCTCATAGGCATTGCCGTCGTGATTTACCCGCTGGCTCTCGGGGAAGGCGACGATCACGTGATCGCGGGAATAGACCACCTGCAAGACTTGCAGAAACGGCGCCTCCCAGACGGTGTTGCTGTCGGGATCGGCCAGCAGCAAGCCGGTGAAACTGGTGTCGAGCCGGTTGGGGAAACCCTGGATCGACAGATCCTCGTAAGAGGCTTCCCAGCCCTCGGCGCGCCGGTCCTCGAACCAGGCCTCGATGGCCTGCCGCTGCGCCCAGGCCGACCAGCCCCAGTAGGCCGACCAGGCCAGTGCCGCAGCGATCACCAGAAGTGTCAGACGCTTCACCGGTAAGCCCCCCTTTAACGGTCTCTCCGGATGGTGTTTACAGCCCGGCAAAGGAAAGGACCAGAACCATGGCGCTATGGGTCTTCGGCTACGGCTCGCTCTTGTGGAATCCCGGCTTCGAGGTGGCGGAGCAGGCGCATGCCAGCCTGCCCGATTATCACCGCAGCTTCTGCATGCGCTCGATCCACCACCGCGGCAGCGAAGAGGTGCCGGGCCTCGTGCTGGCGCTCGACGAACAGCCCGGCGCGCTGTGCGAGGGGCTGGCGCTGCGCGCCGCCGAGGGCACCGAAGAGGAGACGCTGGCCTATCTGCGCGAGCGCGAGCTGGTCTCGGCGGCCTATCTGGAAAAGGTCTTGCCTGTCGATCTGCGCGACGGCCGGCGGATCGAGGCGGTGACCTATGTGATCGACGCCGATCACGTCCAGTATTGCGGCGGGCTGCCGCTGGAGGAGCAGGCGGGGATCATCGCCACCGCCGTGGGCGGGCGCGGTCCGAACACCGAATATCTCTACAATACCGCCACACATCTCGACGAATTGGGCATACCCGATGCGGAACTGCACTGGTTGCGGGATCGTGTGCGGCAACTTGTGGATAACCGCTTGGCTTGAAACACTTGCCGCAATAGGGTCGGGGCAACGCGAATAACCCGTCAGGGTCCATGATGGACAAGCCCGACCTCGAGGCAGAGCCGCATTTCAGTCAGCCCTTCCGCCAGATCGCCCTGATGCTGGTGGTGCTCGGCCTGTGCGGCGCGGGCGGGTTCCTCGCCCTGCCGAGGGTGCTGCCGGTGTTTCAGGCAAACCCCTATCTCAACGGCTTCATCCTCTTTGTCTTCGTGCTGGGCGTGCTGGCCTGTTTCTGGCAGGTGGCGCAGCTCATCCAGTCGGTGCGCTGGATCGAGCAGTTCACCTCCGACCGCGATGCCGGCGCCCGGCCGCCGCGGCTGCTGGCGCCTCTGGCCACCATGCTGCGCCGCCGCGACCGGCGCATGCAGATCACCACCACCTCGACCCGCTCGATCCTCGATTCCGTCGCCACAAGGATCGACGAGGCGCGCGAGATCACCCGCTATCTGGTCTCGCTGCTGATCTTTCTCGGCCTGCTCGGCACGTTCTACGGGCTGGCCACCACCGTGCCCGCGCTGGTCGACACGATCCGCAGCCTCGCCCCCGCCGAGGGCGAGAGCAATATGGAAACCTTTTCACGGCTGATGAGCGGGCTCGAAAGCCAGCTTGGCGGCATGGGTGTGGCCTTTGCCTCCTCGCTGCTGGGGCTCACCGGCTCGCTGATCGTCGGGCTGCTGGAGCTTTTCGCCGGCCACGGCCAGAACCGCTTTTACCGCGAGCTCGAGGAATGGCTCAGCTCGATCACCAAGCTGAGCTTTTCCGGCGATGGCGAGAGCGGCGGCGAAACCGGGCTGGTGGCGCAGGTGCTCGACCAGATGACCGACCAGATGGAGCGGCTGACGCTTATGTTCGCCCGCGCGCAGGAGGGCCAGAACGAGGTCGACGCGCGACTGGGCCAGCTTGCGGATTCGGTCGAGCGCATGACCGAACGGCTGGAGGCCACGGCGCCCTCGGCCAACTCGCTGGCACGCATCGCCGAAGGGCAGGAGCGGCTGGCCGAGGTGCTGGCCGAGCGCGAGACCGCCGAGGGGCTCGATGCCGAAAGCCGCATGCGGCTGCGCTCGATCGACGTGCAGATGCTGCGGCTGCTGGAAGAGGTCTCCGCCGGGCGGCAGGAGAGCATGGCCGAGCTGCGCACCGACCTGACCGCGCTGAACCGCACGCTGGGCAAGATCGCCAGCCAGCCGCAGCCGCAATCGGTGACCATCCGCCCGATGCGCCCGACCGGCGCCGGCGGCAAGGGCGAGACCTGATCCATGGCGCTGTCGCGGCGCACGGGGGCACGGTTCCAGGCCAATATCTGGCCCGGCTTCGTCGATGCGATGACCGGGCTGCTGCTGGTTCTGATGTTCGTTCTGACCATCTTCATGGTGATCCAGTCGGTGCTGCGCGACACGATCACCGGGCAGGAAAGCGAGCTGGGGCGGCTCTCCTCCGAGGTGGCGGAACTGGCGGAAAAGCTGGGCCTTCAGGAACGCACCAACACGCGGCTGACCAATCGGCTGGGCGAGCTGGAAACCACGCTCAGCGATGCCGAGACGCGGCTTCTGGAACAGCAAAGCATCATCGCCTCGCTCACCGCGACGCGCGACCGGCAGGCCGATGAACTGTCGGCGGCAGAGGCGCGCATCGCCTCTTTCGAGGATCAGGTCGCGGCGCTGCTGTCCGAGCGTGACGCGGCGCTGGGCGAGGTGGCGGAGCTGACCGCCACGCAGGAAGAGCTGGAAGCGGCGCGCGAGGCGCTGGTCTCGGAACGCGACGCGCTGAACCTGGCGCTGGCCTCGGCGCGGCAGGAGGTGGATGCGCAGGCAGAGGCCGCCCGCCTCGCCGCCGCCCGGCGCGAGGCGCTGGAGGCGCTGGTTGCCGATCTGCGCGCAGAGGCTGCCGAGCAGGACAGCGCCATGGGCGGGCTCTCGGCACAGGTGGACGAGCTGCAACAGGCGCTGAGCGAGGAAGAGGCGCAGCGGCTGGCCGAGGCCGAGGCGGCGGCGGCCCTGCGCAAGCGTCTGGAAAACGCCGATGCCGAGCTGACGG
The window above is part of the Salipiger abyssi genome. Proteins encoded here:
- a CDS encoding sigma-54-dependent Fis family transcriptional regulator, which gives rise to MGRTSYFQRQHKPGGSSSPDPAIAEYREDQTRQAWEDIVSGQALADPEASPVRSEIAQSWQRSLNLGVDAKKQHSRKIEAEDDLHRLRRRNACLRRAARAAFSRLAPHLAEANAILILTDKDGVIIDAIGDHSVLDEGQEIHLEIGGIWNEDAIGTNGIGTALKTGKPTYVHAAEHFCQGVQSWTCAGVPIFDPFDRSVIGVVDLSGPPAIFRRHNIALVVAAAREIEIALAEQQREERTVLLEAFLNSDVSRPGNGVLLLDKVGRILYRRGLDARLHLPRPELAVGKQLLTLSAGMSDGDIAAALPPEIEADGIERLEYEGRLRGAALFLKPSPSPSPRVRQEETVRITPRPNVQEDEIVIIGNAPKMLESIELAERAATAGVTVLIQGETGTGKELFARLVHSRLTRKDAAYVTVNCAAISKELIGAELFGHVEGAFTGALRGGKAGKFEQADGGVLCLDEIGDMPLELQPYLLRALEQRAVYRIGDSARRPVNVQLVAMTNRNLRDDVETGRFRRDLFYRIGIVAIEVPPLRERGTDVLALLEHFNLAFGQRFDNAPLRFSPQVLDRLQRYRWPGNVRELRNLVERLHLLKTTGEVGLTDLPGEILETPDGLGFSVSGFDSGDSAVNLENVEAMAIRRAMAAEKGNLTRVAARLGISRPTLYRKIKQYGIPRD
- a CDS encoding DUF2125 domain-containing protein, producing MKRLTLLVIAAALAWSAYWGWSAWAQRQAIEAWFEDRRAEGWEASYEDLSIQGFPNRLDTSFTGLLLADPDSNTVWEAPFLQVLQVVYSRDHVIVAFPESQRVNHDGNAYEITAQGLRASLVRDGGELLRANAEAEVLNVSGEAPLALSGLTAAISRLEETDSRYRIAVNAEGIATGGAALPGGSEDGLRLDSTVTLEAPLRLEDYTEARPTRIEIARAELGKDALRLSAAGAADVDRSGRLDGELSLRVENMDEAIAAERAAGRVPPEILTLIEGAADLLSGLSGRDDRIDLTFEFREGKTWLGFLPLGPAPKLR
- a CDS encoding ABC transporter substrate-binding protein; protein product: MPRLAPALAALILSAQAALAQQSDLTIALQLEPPHLDPTSAAAGAIDSVLYSNVFEGLTKFTETGAIVPGLAESWEISEDGTVYTFHLHEGVTFHDGSAMDAEDVKFSLDRARAEDSLNAQKALFAGISEVTAPDPLTVEVQLAEPDGNFLFNMAWGDAVIVAPESIEGIAQQPVGTGPFAFDRWVSGDRIELSRNAGYWGEAPALEHVTFRFISDPTAAFAAMMAQDIDAFAGFPAPENLPMFEADPRFQVLVGSTEGETILAMNNKNGPLAEKPVREAIAHAIDRQAIIDGAMFGQGTPIGTHFAPHNPDYVDLTGLSDYDPEKARTLLADAGYPDGFTTTLKLPPPSYARRGGEIVAAQLREIGIETQITNLEWAQWLEEVFRGKDFGLTIVSHTEPLDIGIYARPDYYFQYDNPELQELMATFSATSDPAARSEMLKQAQTVIAEDYVNGYLFQLAYPTVADARLEGLWQNQPTQATDLSAVRWSE
- a CDS encoding biopolymer transporter ExbB codes for the protein MDKPDLEAEPHFSQPFRQIALMLVVLGLCGAGGFLALPRVLPVFQANPYLNGFILFVFVLGVLACFWQVAQLIQSVRWIEQFTSDRDAGARPPRLLAPLATMLRRRDRRMQITTTSTRSILDSVATRIDEAREITRYLVSLLIFLGLLGTFYGLATTVPALVDTIRSLAPAEGESNMETFSRLMSGLESQLGGMGVAFASSLLGLTGSLIVGLLELFAGHGQNRFYRELEEWLSSITKLSFSGDGESGGETGLVAQVLDQMTDQMERLTLMFARAQEGQNEVDARLGQLADSVERMTERLEATAPSANSLARIAEGQERLAEVLAERETAEGLDAESRMRLRSIDVQMLRLLEEVSAGRQESMAELRTDLTALNRTLGKIASQPQPQSVTIRPMRPTGAGGKGET
- the panB gene encoding 3-methyl-2-oxobutanoate hydroxymethyltransferase, which produces MSATARKTAPLPDDIRARKGGEPLVSLTAYTTPMAQLMDAHCDFVLVGDSVGMVLHGLESTLGVTMEMMILHGQAVKRGLSRAMMVVDMPFASYEESPAQAYRNAARLMAETGAGAVKLEGGVAMAETIAFLVARGVPVMAHIGLTPQSINTLGGYKVQGRGVAADRLLADAEAVAAAGAFAVVLEKVPETLADRVTGAIPIPTIGIGASAGCDGQILVVDDMLGLFTAFKPKFVKRYATLGEQAEAAIADYSTEVRERRFPAPEHVFADTLPESKK
- a CDS encoding ribbon-helix-helix domain-containing protein: MCQVFTGQDPQRYASETRRLRLNGQSTSIRLENAFWAILDEIAAREGVSTPAFLSTLHAEVLEQRGEPENFTSLLRCACLAFVETAPDRAQRLMVAQ
- the panC gene encoding pantoate--beta-alanine ligase — encoded protein: MTDILRRKAALRERVSGWKRAGEVVGVVPTMGALHAGHLSLVEAAKAACDRVIVTIFVNPRQFNNASDLENYPRTEEQDAEKLAPFGVDVIYVPDPDQIYPEGFATTVSVAGLTEGLCGAHRPGHFDGVTTVVSKLFLQTGADRAYFGEKDYQQLQVVTRMATDLDIPVEVIGCPTVREADGLALSSRNLLLPPEARAAAPALNRAMRGMADKLMAGAEIATLRPLAKAEIVAAGFDEVEYLELRAAEGLAPLPKAERPARLLAAAWIGGVRLIDNIPVG
- a CDS encoding LysR substrate-binding domain-containing protein; this encodes MANLTLKQLRYFDALALHKHFGRAASACSITQPALSLQIKELEAELGVTLFERGPRQVRLTHVGEEFAPRAREILRALDELGDLARASKDHFVGRLRIGVIPTIAPYLLPSLIRRLSELYPGLDIHMRETLTSRLIAELSEGRLDAAIVALPVSEPSLTEVALFNEDFVLIRPSEDAGSPVPSREKLREMRLLLLEEGHCFRDQALSFCKVQSALPREMLDGSSLSTLVQMVAAGIGVTLIPEMAVPVETRATAVSVSRFVGAQPARTVGMVWRNSSPLAERLTEIAGVVRECGLMMAAEAGRLPDPAPG
- a CDS encoding gamma-glutamylcyclotransferase, translating into MALWVFGYGSLLWNPGFEVAEQAHASLPDYHRSFCMRSIHHRGSEEVPGLVLALDEQPGALCEGLALRAAEGTEEETLAYLRERELVSAAYLEKVLPVDLRDGRRIEAVTYVIDADHVQYCGGLPLEEQAGIIATAVGGRGPNTEYLYNTATHLDELGIPDAELHWLRDRVRQLVDNRLA
- a CDS encoding c-type cytochrome encodes the protein MNRIGVALGTVALLVGGGWALAQMTAAPDPGLLPYEDAARVENGARLYAENCASCHGAQLQGEPDWKERDADGYLPAPPHDPTGHTWHHPDAQLLEIVTHGTEALVGGSYKSNMIGYGDILSEAEILDTLAYIKSTWPEEVVTLHNEINARTAVYE